A region of Vibrio porteresiae DSM 19223 DNA encodes the following proteins:
- a CDS encoding efflux RND transporter periplasmic adaptor subunit, which produces MQQNNSENASADNVSLSNKSKRKKSLAIFGGVLLVAAACSGFYYFNYVVGEQSTEDAYVNGNLVQITPEITGTVTRIDVEDGDYVKQGQPLVYLDDADAKIAFESAEANLAQTVRQVRALFNDLEQAKAVVKTKTIALEQAQSDYDRRKNMVKAGGLSREELSHARDVMNSADQDLAAAKQQLQAREAAVHNTTVESHPMVKAAIAQVKKTYLEQQRTVLVAPVSGYVAKRNVQVGQRISQNSDLMAVVPLNDVWVDANFKETQLQDMRIGQKVDLISDLYGDDVVFHGEVESLGIGTGSAFSVLPAQNATGNWIKVVQRLPVRIKLDDEELTAHPLRIGLSMIAEVNTSDTSGPLLSQNTPDKALYSTNVYSQSLAGVDPLIDRIIAENDASDKNYLAKE; this is translated from the coding sequence ATGCAACAGAATAACAGTGAAAACGCGTCTGCAGACAACGTGTCTTTGTCCAACAAAAGCAAACGCAAAAAAAGTCTCGCCATTTTTGGTGGCGTATTACTCGTCGCGGCCGCTTGTTCAGGCTTTTACTACTTTAATTATGTAGTGGGAGAGCAGAGCACTGAAGATGCCTATGTAAACGGTAACTTAGTACAGATCACCCCGGAAATCACCGGTACAGTGACACGTATCGATGTGGAAGATGGTGACTACGTAAAACAAGGTCAGCCACTGGTTTACCTCGATGATGCGGATGCCAAAATTGCTTTTGAAAGTGCTGAAGCAAACCTTGCGCAAACAGTACGCCAAGTACGTGCGCTGTTTAACGACCTTGAACAAGCCAAAGCGGTTGTTAAGACCAAAACCATCGCGTTAGAACAAGCGCAAAGCGACTACGATCGTCGTAAAAATATGGTGAAAGCGGGCGGTTTATCTCGTGAAGAATTAAGCCATGCTCGCGATGTGATGAACTCTGCTGATCAAGATTTGGCGGCGGCAAAACAACAATTGCAAGCTCGTGAAGCAGCGGTGCACAACACCACGGTGGAATCACACCCTATGGTGAAAGCAGCGATTGCTCAAGTGAAGAAAACCTATTTGGAACAACAGCGTACCGTACTTGTTGCGCCAGTATCGGGTTACGTAGCAAAACGTAATGTTCAAGTAGGTCAACGTATTTCTCAAAACTCTGATTTGATGGCGGTGGTGCCACTGAATGATGTGTGGGTGGATGCGAACTTTAAAGAAACGCAATTGCAAGATATGCGCATTGGTCAAAAAGTGGATCTGATTTCTGACCTGTATGGCGACGATGTGGTGTTCCACGGTGAAGTCGAAAGCTTAGGTATCGGTACGGGTAGCGCGTTCTCGGTATTACCAGCACAAAACGCAACCGGTAACTGGATCAAAGTGGTTCAACGTCTGCCAGTGCGTATCAAATTGGATGATGAAGAACTGACTGCACATCCATTGCGTATTGGTCTGTCAATGATTGCTGAAGTAAATACCTCTGATACCTCTGGTCCATTGCTATCACAAAATACGCCAGACAAAGCGCTGTACAGCACCAATGTTTACAGCCAATCGCTTGCTGGTGTGGACCCACTTATCGACCGCATCATTGCTGAAAATGATGCCAGCGATAAAAACTACTTGGCCAAAGAGTAA
- a CDS encoding DHA2 family efflux MFS transporter permease subunit codes for MSEQQQFRPANMALCVFAISLGVFMQVLDSTIANVSLPTIAGNMGVSLSQGTWVITSFTVSNAIGLPITAWLSRRVGEVHLYVGALVLFSLMSFLCGISQSMGELVVFRTLQGLVAAPLFPMSQVLLMSIFPKDKRHMALALIGMVAVVGPILGPILGGWLTYDYSWPWIFFINLPIGVFTVMVVLKQLKDRPHKPEKVKLDVIGLATMALGVGVLQVVLDKGNDLDWFSNSWIIGGSIFAVIMLIFMVIWELTDDNPIINLKLFKNRNFCIGTILLTLGYAGFFSINLILPQWLQSQMGYTALWAGLACAPMGVIPLFLTPVLGRFGHKMDMRMLAAGSFVVIAISCYARARFNTEVDFGSIAIIQLFMGIGISLFFMPMTTILLSDLNGPDIADAASLSTFIRTIGASFASSLTTWYWSHNASLHHSVMSEHISVYNPLVSGDLQQGGLSYLERMNGTITTQSYMMSTIDLFTLLMGLFIVLVPFIFFTKKAAAGH; via the coding sequence ATGAGTGAGCAGCAACAATTTCGACCAGCGAACATGGCGTTGTGTGTCTTCGCCATTTCACTGGGCGTGTTTATGCAGGTACTCGACTCGACTATCGCGAACGTGTCGTTGCCGACCATAGCCGGTAATATGGGGGTGAGTTTAAGCCAAGGTACTTGGGTTATTACCTCATTTACTGTGAGTAATGCGATTGGCTTGCCAATCACTGCATGGTTAAGTCGCCGTGTGGGGGAAGTGCATCTGTATGTGGGTGCTTTGGTGCTCTTTAGTTTGATGTCTTTCCTTTGCGGTATCTCCCAGTCCATGGGCGAGTTGGTGGTATTTCGTACCCTGCAAGGTTTGGTGGCAGCGCCGCTGTTTCCGATGAGCCAAGTGCTGTTGATGTCGATTTTCCCCAAAGATAAACGACATATGGCGCTTGCCCTGATTGGTATGGTGGCAGTGGTCGGGCCGATTCTAGGTCCTATCCTCGGTGGTTGGTTAACTTACGACTATAGCTGGCCGTGGATCTTCTTTATCAACTTACCGATTGGTGTTTTCACCGTCATGGTAGTGTTGAAGCAGCTCAAAGACCGCCCACACAAACCAGAGAAAGTAAAACTGGATGTGATTGGTTTGGCGACCATGGCGCTGGGTGTTGGCGTATTACAAGTGGTGCTAGATAAAGGTAACGACTTGGATTGGTTCTCCAATTCATGGATCATCGGTGGCTCTATTTTTGCCGTCATCATGTTGATCTTCATGGTGATTTGGGAGCTGACTGACGATAACCCAATCATCAACCTGAAACTGTTTAAGAACCGAAACTTCTGTATTGGTACTATTCTGCTGACCTTAGGTTATGCAGGCTTCTTTAGTATCAACTTGATTTTGCCACAGTGGTTACAAAGTCAAATGGGTTACACCGCACTTTGGGCGGGGTTGGCTTGTGCGCCGATGGGGGTGATTCCACTCTTCTTGACCCCAGTGCTGGGACGCTTTGGTCATAAGATGGACATGCGGATGCTAGCGGCAGGTTCGTTTGTGGTGATTGCGATCAGCTGTTACGCCCGTGCTCGGTTTAATACGGAAGTCGACTTTGGCTCGATTGCGATCATTCAGCTCTTTATGGGGATTGGGATTTCGCTGTTCTTTATGCCAATGACCACGATTTTGCTGTCGGATTTGAATGGCCCTGATATCGCGGATGCGGCGTCGTTATCGACCTTTATTCGTACCATAGGTGCGAGTTTCGCTTCGTCACTAACTACTTGGTATTGGTCCCATAACGCCAGCTTGCACCACTCGGTGATGTCAGAACACATCTCGGTATACAATCCATTGGTGTCGGGCGATCTTCAGCAGGGTGGTTTGTCGTACCTTGAACGAATGAATGGCACCATTACCACGCAGTCTTACATGATGTCGACCATCGACCTCTTTACGCTGCTAATGGGGCTGTTTATTGTGCTGGTTCCATTTATCTTCTTTACCAAGAAGGCAGCTGCCGGTCACTAA
- a CDS encoding AraC family transcriptional regulator: MAEFVTREHVAGIHSKQPWFVLSAEQFFAHKPLNNPYVSHFYSFKIGNELGKTIAIPDGCIDLLFDCDGDSPIGLVCGTTLQAREVTFTPHHHYFGVRFIPGMVPDFLNVSAPELIEHQSRFVDVVSDSQFICEQVIRAQSFLERVELINGFLALKQLHSPSRLTSQIVAKICQEKGNIQVQDLERYSGYTRRTLERQFQQDIGLTPKTFIRAIRCQSAVYSINHLDTLTFSDLASGLGFSDQAHFLREFKKLVHVTPLVYQQQVRQNTYLEHLQVC; this comes from the coding sequence ATGGCGGAATTTGTCACGCGCGAACATGTGGCGGGGATTCACTCAAAACAGCCTTGGTTTGTCTTAAGTGCCGAGCAATTTTTTGCTCATAAACCGCTAAATAATCCGTACGTTTCGCATTTTTACAGTTTCAAAATTGGTAACGAGTTGGGCAAAACCATCGCCATTCCCGATGGCTGTATTGACCTATTGTTCGACTGTGATGGAGACTCCCCTATCGGCCTCGTTTGTGGCACAACGCTGCAAGCTCGTGAAGTCACCTTTACACCACATCATCACTACTTTGGCGTGCGCTTTATTCCCGGCATGGTGCCAGATTTTCTTAATGTTTCCGCCCCTGAATTGATTGAGCATCAGTCACGCTTTGTGGATGTGGTCAGCGACAGCCAATTCATTTGCGAACAAGTGATTCGCGCCCAGAGTTTCTTAGAGCGGGTCGAGTTAATTAATGGCTTTCTGGCTCTAAAGCAGTTGCACTCTCCCTCACGACTCACTTCGCAGATTGTCGCTAAAATCTGCCAAGAGAAAGGCAATATTCAAGTGCAAGATCTCGAGCGTTATTCTGGGTATACCCGGAGAACGTTAGAGCGCCAATTCCAACAAGATATTGGCCTAACGCCTAAGACATTTATTCGCGCCATTCGCTGTCAATCTGCGGTCTATAGCATCAATCATCTTGATACCCTCACCTTTTCCGATTTGGCCTCTGGTTTAGGCTTTAGCGACCAAGCGCATTTTCTTAGAGAGTTTAAAAAGCTGGTTCACGTTACACCATTGGTTTACCAGCAGCAGGTGCGACAAAATACCTATCTTGAACATTTGCAGGTGTGCTAA